The genomic stretch AACCAGGCGGTAGCTGCTTTCACAAGCGGCTCTCTGGTCATCAACGAGATGCGCTCATGTGTGACACAAATCGAGCAGCCAGTGCCCTTGTTCTTCTACTTATTTAGCATAGATATACAAGCCTTGTGTTTGCAAGAAAAATATGGTATTTTTTCTTGCAACATGTAGTGAATTTATATGGCTCAAGCGATTGAAAATACGATCACATATCGCATCCGAGGATCGGGGGGAGGGTGGGCATTCTCTCCGCGCGATTTTCTGGACCTTGGCAATCGCTCGACTGTCGATTCTGCCTTGCACCGGCTGGCGCGGAAAGGCAGCATCCGCCGGGTCATTCGGGGGATCTACGATTATCCGCGTTTCAGCAAGATGCTGGACCAGCAGCTCAGCCCCGATCTCGACCAAGTCGCCAGAGCTCTGGCGCGAAAGTTCCGTTGGCGCATTCAGCCCAGCGGCGCCACGGCGCTGAATTTTTTGGGACTCTCGACTCAGGTCCCGGCGCGCGCCGTTTACCTTTCCGATGGTCCCGACCGCCTCTACCAAGTGGGCAACACACCGCTGATTTTTGAGCACACTGCTCTCAAGGAATCGGGGACTAAGCTGAAGGAAAGCGGATTGATCGTGCAAGCGCTTAAATCCCTCGGTCCGGAGCAAATCACTCCAGAAACCATCGCCAAGATTCGGGAGTGGCTACCCAAGCCGCTACGCTCC from Acidisarcina sp. encodes the following:
- a CDS encoding DUF6088 family protein, which encodes MAQAIENTITYRIRGSGGGWAFSPRDFLDLGNRSTVDSALHRLARKGSIRRVIRGIYDYPRFSKMLDQQLSPDLDQVARALARKFRWRIQPSGATALNFLGLSTQVPARAVYLSDGPDRLYQVGNTPLIFEHTALKESGTKLKESGLIVQALKSLGPEQITPETIAKIREWLPKPLRSKVLADTKTVTGWVYDTIQQIAGED